One part of the Sphingobacterium sp. LZ7M1 genome encodes these proteins:
- a CDS encoding ABC transporter permease — translation MFQNNIKIAWRNLKNQRFYSIIKIGGFAFSMAICLLIVLYIQHELSYDKFYKDSNQIFRVVGVITRDNVVQKGVSMPAPAGPELKEEFPEITAFGRVLSNPLFGAGSNQVATNENPELFSEEGFCFVDQGIMDMFRMETVFGTLNHALDNPNTIVITKSKAEKLFKGDPIGKIIYLNNDKSKGYSITAVIDDIPTNSNFYGFDFFMTLSGHEPYPGEKQNWLASNYSTYFKVKDGTDITQLEKKLTRSYIDDHYRPAVVQAGMAVNEEIWKSAKMTLQPLKDIHLHSKGIQNNKIENQNRGDAQLVYIFAGIAALILIIAIINFINLSTANANTRAKEVGVRKTIGSDRSSLIWQFITESLLYSLISILIAIAIAYLLLPYFNGIAGKSLTFPWKNLVYIPSLLFFGCFIGIISGVYPALYLSSFKPIAVLKGKLNLKSGNNWFRNGLVVFQFSTSIILIIGTLIINQQVKYILHKDLGFNKEQVLVLRGTGTWDGKQKAMKEELKGISTVSSVSVGDYLPVMMDGVRRNGNAYWIDGRQNEDVGIGGQNWLVDVDYLKTFGIKLIEGRNFNMEMPTDSTAVVVNQSMVRELGITNPIGAKIRNFATFTIIGVVEDFIFGDMKGEAVKPLALMIGGSPNMISIKLNTNNLEQTLAEINKVWNSFSPNQKIQYTFLDEGFENLYADVQRTQAIVSTFALFAIFIACLGLFGLAAFVTQQRTKEIGIRKVLGASLPGIIKLLSTDFIKLVFIAIIIASPIAWWAMNNWLKDFSYRIDIKPWVFLAAGGISLFIAFCTICYHALRIGRINPVNSLKDE, via the coding sequence ATGTTTCAAAACAATATAAAAATCGCTTGGAGGAACCTCAAGAATCAGAGGTTTTATTCCATAATCAAGATTGGGGGATTTGCATTTAGCATGGCTATTTGCTTATTGATTGTGCTTTATATACAGCATGAATTGAGTTATGATAAATTCTATAAGGACTCTAATCAGATATTCAGGGTTGTAGGAGTAATTACAAGGGATAATGTGGTACAGAAGGGCGTTTCTATGCCGGCTCCTGCTGGGCCTGAATTGAAGGAGGAGTTCCCTGAAATTACTGCTTTTGGTCGCGTATTATCGAATCCGCTTTTTGGTGCAGGCAGTAATCAGGTTGCTACCAATGAAAATCCGGAACTCTTTAGCGAGGAAGGGTTTTGTTTTGTCGATCAAGGCATAATGGACATGTTTCGGATGGAAACGGTTTTTGGCACCTTAAATCATGCTTTGGATAATCCCAATACGATTGTCATTACCAAAAGTAAGGCTGAGAAGTTATTCAAAGGAGATCCTATTGGAAAGATTATTTATCTAAATAATGATAAATCCAAGGGCTATAGCATAACCGCTGTAATCGATGATATCCCAACCAACTCGAACTTTTACGGCTTTGATTTCTTTATGACCTTAAGTGGTCATGAACCTTACCCTGGGGAGAAACAGAACTGGTTAGCTTCCAATTATTCGACCTATTTCAAAGTAAAAGATGGAACTGATATTACTCAACTAGAGAAAAAACTAACCAGATCCTATATTGATGATCATTATCGACCAGCCGTAGTACAGGCAGGAATGGCGGTCAATGAAGAAATATGGAAGTCTGCGAAAATGACCTTACAGCCGTTGAAAGATATTCACTTGCATTCAAAAGGGATCCAAAATAACAAGATTGAAAACCAGAATCGAGGTGATGCCCAATTGGTCTACATCTTTGCCGGAATAGCAGCTTTAATATTGATTATTGCCATCATCAATTTCATCAATCTTTCCACTGCCAATGCAAATACGCGTGCTAAGGAGGTTGGTGTAAGAAAAACGATTGGTTCTGACCGCAGTTCACTGATTTGGCAGTTTATTACTGAATCGTTATTATATTCCCTAATTTCGATATTGATTGCCATCGCCATTGCTTATCTTTTATTGCCTTATTTTAATGGCATAGCTGGCAAATCTTTGACTTTCCCATGGAAGAATTTAGTTTATATTCCTTCACTCTTATTCTTTGGATGTTTTATAGGCATCATTTCGGGTGTTTATCCTGCCCTATATCTTTCTTCCTTTAAACCAATTGCCGTTCTCAAAGGAAAACTCAATCTAAAATCTGGGAACAACTGGTTTAGAAATGGATTGGTGGTCTTTCAATTTTCTACATCAATAATCCTGATCATAGGAACATTAATCATCAATCAACAGGTAAAATATATTCTCCACAAAGATTTAGGTTTTAATAAGGAACAGGTCTTGGTTTTACGCGGGACAGGAACTTGGGATGGAAAGCAAAAAGCGATGAAAGAGGAACTGAAAGGTATTTCGACTGTTTCCTCGGTTTCGGTTGGTGATTATTTACCGGTCATGATGGATGGGGTAAGACGGAATGGCAATGCCTATTGGATCGATGGCAGGCAGAATGAGGATGTAGGAATTGGCGGGCAAAATTGGTTGGTCGATGTAGATTACCTAAAGACATTTGGTATCAAACTGATTGAAGGCAGGAATTTTAATATGGAGATGCCAACCGACTCAACAGCAGTCGTCGTCAACCAAAGCATGGTTAGGGAACTCGGCATAACCAATCCCATCGGAGCCAAGATCCGGAATTTCGCAACCTTTACCATCATCGGGGTGGTTGAAGATTTTATTTTTGGCGATATGAAAGGCGAGGCGGTAAAACCATTGGCATTGATGATAGGTGGTAGTCCTAATATGATTTCCATCAAGCTTAATACGAATAACCTCGAACAGACCCTTGCAGAAATCAATAAAGTTTGGAACAGTTTCTCTCCAAATCAGAAAATTCAATATACTTTCTTAGATGAAGGATTTGAGAATCTCTATGCTGACGTTCAACGCACTCAAGCGATCGTTTCAACCTTCGCCCTGTTCGCCATTTTTATTGCCTGCTTGGGATTGTTTGGCTTGGCAGCATTTGTCACTCAACAGCGGACAAAAGAAATCGGTATCCGAAAAGTATTAGGTGCAAGCCTTCCAGGAATTATCAAATTGCTTTCTACAGATTTTATAAAACTGGTTTTTATTGCCATTATCATCGCTTCACCAATTGCATGGTGGGCAATGAACAATTGGTTGAAAGATTTTAGCTATAGAATTGATATTAAGCCATGGGTGTTTTTAGCAGCTGGTGGTATAAGCCTGTTTATTGCTTTCTGCACCATTTGTTATCATGCTCTTAGGATTGGAAGGATCAATCCTGTCAATAGCTTGAAGGATGAGTGA
- a CDS encoding ABC transporter permease yields MLKTAWRSILKTKSLSAIHIIGLAIAIAASTVLFLTAMFELSFDNFHPNGERIALLYKSSEPETGKREDSSMPSPLAPQLKKDIPSIESITRYANSKLVLKNGEKEFTSTNRFVDEDFFKIFDFPFISGNKNVLSGLDNMVLTENMAKNLFDNTDVVGKQIEVNLNGVWKAATIGAVLKDIPSNSSLRFNSLYRFENRPGYLEQTQVWDNSDHEVYVKMKAEVNDATFGKETKAFTEQFFKNDIDRLKRDGGKADVNGSYFSFHLLPLAKVHLNDFGPSASLSSNYPWILLLISGLIMFIASSNFINLSLANAISRNREIGTRKTLGGTTWDIVKQLTLESFILCIISLLVGLLIAYLVLPQFNANMNYQLKITDLFNIKNLVIFLVAFLLISLLAGGLPAFKAARTNIIQSLKGSNKIKTSSLRSSLTVLQFVIAIILIIATIVISTQLNYISNKPLGFNKTEVISIPIGAGVNKEDMVQRMRAELSQQTWVKNVSAADVNIGKGRDGTLQRSIFGFEYENKEIQTNFMRVDYDYLNTLGIKLLGGRDFDRSFGTDTNAVVINKQMAAQFGGADKVLGKEIDLNGKSTVIGIMDDFNFQDLRAQVEPLTISVNPNVFTVEYIFVRVETQQLAETLDKVNAIWKKVNPKAKVDPSYLDENTQNLYQSERTFSKIVISGTSIAIVISCLGLFALALLTINTRVKEIGIRKVLGSSVSSIIILLSKDFIRLVLIAFLMAAPIAWWVMNNWLQTYAYRINIQWWMFALAAGLAVIIAWSTIAWQAFRAANANIVDSLRDE; encoded by the coding sequence ATGCTTAAAACAGCTTGGAGATCGATATTAAAGACCAAATCCTTAAGTGCTATTCACATCATAGGATTGGCTATTGCCATTGCAGCATCAACGGTTTTGTTTTTGACAGCAATGTTTGAGTTGTCATTTGATAATTTCCATCCTAATGGGGAAAGAATTGCGCTTCTTTATAAAAGTTCAGAACCGGAAACTGGAAAAAGAGAGGATTCTTCGATGCCTTCACCTTTAGCGCCACAGTTGAAAAAGGATATTCCAAGTATTGAAAGTATTACGCGCTATGCCAATAGTAAATTGGTACTGAAAAATGGAGAGAAAGAATTTACTTCAACCAATAGATTTGTGGATGAGGATTTTTTCAAGATTTTCGATTTTCCTTTTATATCAGGTAATAAGAATGTCCTTTCGGGTCTTGACAATATGGTCTTGACGGAGAATATGGCAAAGAATCTGTTTGACAACACAGATGTAGTTGGAAAACAGATTGAGGTTAATTTAAATGGGGTTTGGAAGGCGGCTACCATTGGCGCAGTCCTGAAAGATATTCCTAGCAATTCGAGCCTTCGTTTTAATTCGCTCTATAGATTTGAAAACAGACCTGGTTACCTTGAACAGACGCAAGTCTGGGACAACTCAGACCATGAGGTTTATGTAAAAATGAAAGCTGAAGTCAACGATGCGACTTTCGGCAAGGAAACCAAAGCATTTACAGAACAATTTTTTAAAAATGATATAGACCGGTTGAAACGTGATGGCGGAAAAGCAGATGTTAATGGCAGTTATTTCAGTTTCCACTTATTGCCGTTAGCCAAAGTACACTTAAATGATTTTGGTCCTTCAGCCTCTTTATCATCTAATTATCCTTGGATATTATTGTTGATCTCGGGCTTAATTATGTTTATTGCATCGTCCAATTTCATCAATCTCTCCTTAGCTAATGCTATCAGTAGAAATAGGGAAATTGGCACTCGCAAGACATTAGGCGGAACGACCTGGGACATTGTAAAGCAGTTGACCCTAGAATCTTTTATCTTATGTATTATTTCATTGTTGGTAGGGTTACTCATCGCCTATTTGGTTTTACCGCAGTTCAATGCCAACATGAATTACCAATTGAAAATAACAGATCTATTTAATATCAAGAACCTCGTTATCTTCCTAGTGGCATTCCTGCTAATCTCCCTTCTTGCCGGAGGATTACCGGCCTTTAAAGCAGCACGGACAAATATTATCCAATCCCTAAAGGGATCCAATAAAATAAAAACATCAAGTCTTAGAAGTTCATTAACAGTATTGCAATTTGTGATCGCCATTATATTGATCATTGCCACCATTGTAATCAGCACCCAATTGAACTATATCTCGAATAAGCCATTAGGATTTAATAAAACTGAAGTCATCAGTATTCCAATTGGTGCTGGAGTCAATAAAGAAGATATGGTGCAAAGGATGCGTGCTGAGTTAAGCCAACAAACCTGGGTAAAGAATGTCAGTGCAGCGGATGTAAATATTGGTAAGGGACGAGATGGCACTTTACAAAGGAGCATCTTTGGTTTTGAGTATGAGAACAAAGAGATCCAAACTAATTTCATGCGTGTAGATTATGATTACCTAAATACGTTAGGCATCAAATTATTGGGAGGCAGGGATTTTGACCGTTCCTTCGGTACCGATACGAATGCTGTAGTTATCAACAAACAGATGGCGGCACAATTTGGTGGTGCGGATAAAGTATTGGGAAAGGAAATAGACCTGAACGGTAAAAGTACCGTGATTGGGATCATGGATGATTTTAATTTCCAAGATCTTAGGGCCCAAGTCGAGCCATTAACCATTTCAGTAAATCCAAATGTTTTCACTGTGGAATACATCTTTGTCCGTGTCGAAACGCAACAGCTTGCTGAAACTTTGGATAAGGTAAATGCGATATGGAAAAAAGTAAATCCAAAAGCTAAGGTTGACCCTTCTTATCTCGATGAGAACACGCAGAACCTGTATCAATCGGAGCGGACATTTTCAAAAATTGTCATCAGCGGAACGAGTATAGCCATTGTTATTTCTTGCCTAGGGTTATTCGCTCTAGCATTATTAACTATTAATACAAGGGTGAAGGAGATTGGTATCCGTAAGGTCTTAGGGTCTTCGGTATCCAGTATCATTATACTCCTTTCTAAAGACTTTATAAGATTAGTCCTTATTGCCTTTTTAATGGCAGCACCAATAGCATGGTGGGTCATGAATAATTGGTTGCAGACCTATGCCTACCGCATCAATATCCAATGGTGGATGTTTGCCCTAGCAGCAGGTCTAGCCGTTATCATTGCTTGGTCTACCATCGCTTGGCAAGCCTTTAGAGCCGCGAATGCGAATATTGTGGATAGTTTGAGGGATGAGTAA